The region GCGTCAATGCTTGTATCCAGCTCGACCGGGCTTTTCGCAGGTAACCACGTCCTTCTTCGGTTCCAGTGCCAAGGCATCCACCATACACCCTTACTATCTTGACCCTTAAGATCATTTTGTATGGGATTCGCTCTCTTCTTCGCAGAAGAAAACTTTCCTTCGCTCGCATTCTTTCGGTTGTCAAACAACTCCGCCCTCGTCTCTCGCATCGCTGCTTCCTCTCGGGCGAAGAAAAGAATACAACCATTACGCCCTTATGTCAACACTCCCAAAAAGGGGTATCTCCACTTGGTATTTTGGAAGCGTCTGAGACAACGAAAAATCATCCTCGAAACCCGTCACGTTGCCAGAGTTGTATAGACAGATTTTGGCGATAAAGGCCACCAGAGCACTGCAAGAACCTTCACAAAAAACCAAAAAAGGGAGGCTGTGCGCCTCCCCGAGATTGCTCTCTATATATGGTGTTGTTTTACAGCTGTCCGCTTTGCCTGCGAATGGCCTCCAGCACGTCAGGATCACGGGTGATTTCACGGAGCAAAGCCAGAAGCTGCACATTGAAATCTGCAGGTGTCTGAGGCATCTGCTGGAAAATGCCCTGCAAATAGCGGGTTCGTTCAGACTGCACCTCCTGAAGCACGCTTTTGCCTCTGGGGGTCAGGCTGACCTGAATGCGTCTGGCATCCATGGCATCCCGATAACGCTCTGCAAGCCCTCGATCGCACAGACGGTCCACAGCTTTCGTGGCCGCTGGATAAGAGATCCCCAGACCTGCAGCAATGTCACCCACCAGAGCAAACTCCACACTGTCCAGAAAACGCAAGGTGCGAAGTTGTGCGCCAGTGACCTCCTCCTCCTCACCCAAAACGGTGGCCAATGGGCGTGCAATCAGCACCACCTCCAGAGCTGTCAGGAGCTGCAAGAGGGTCTGGTCCAGCGCTTTGAAGTCGTCTGAGGGCAGAGGGGATGTCATCTTTGGATGTTGATGGTCTCCTGAACGATCAGGCCCTGCTCCAGCACCTTGTGGGCCACGTCTTTTGCGCTTTGCAAGTTGTGGTCACGGAAGTTGCCGCATTCCAGTTCACTGACGCCAGGGATGGTTTCACCATGGGAAGCCACGTCTTTCAGGGCCTGCTCGAAAGCCACACGCACCTGTTCTGCGGCAGGTTCAGCAATCACAGCCATGTACATGCCTGTGCGGCAGCCCATCGGAGAGACATCCAGCACGTCTTGCAAGTGGTCCCTGAGGTAACCTGCCAGCAGGTGCTCCAGGGTGTGCAAGGTGGAAGAATCAATGGCTTCCTGATTGGGCTGGGTCAGGCGCAGGTCGTATTTGGTGATGGTGTCCCCTTTCGGGGTGTGTTTCACACCAGCAATGCGCACATAAGGTGCTCGCACTTTGGTGTGGTCTAAATCGAAGGACTCCACTTTCGCCATGGGTTTAATCTAACATTTTTGCCCTGACAGAAACTTGTGATGTACGCAATTGCTTCACC is a window of Deinococcus misasensis DSM 22328 DNA encoding:
- a CDS encoding MarR family winged helix-turn-helix transcriptional regulator codes for the protein MTSPLPSDDFKALDQTLLQLLTALEVVLIARPLATVLGEEEEVTGAQLRTLRFLDSVEFALVGDIAAGLGISYPAATKAVDRLCDRGLAERYRDAMDARRIQVSLTPRGKSVLQEVQSERTRYLQGIFQQMPQTPADFNVQLLALLREITRDPDVLEAIRRQSGQL
- a CDS encoding S-ribosylhomocysteine lyase, which encodes MAKVESFDLDHTKVRAPYVRIAGVKHTPKGDTITKYDLRLTQPNQEAIDSSTLHTLEHLLAGYLRDHLQDVLDVSPMGCRTGMYMAVIAEPAAEQVRVAFEQALKDVASHGETIPGVSELECGNFRDHNLQSAKDVAHKVLEQGLIVQETINIQR